The Bradyrhizobium guangxiense genomic sequence GGTCGGCGAGCGCACCTCCTCCAGCGGCGTGGTGCGCGCCAACAGCAGGATCTTGTGCGCGACCTGCGCGGTCGAGATCCACACTTTCTGCCCATTGACGATGTAACGGTCGTTCTTGGCGACCGCACGGGTCTTGAGCTGCGTGGTGTTGAGGCCGGTGTTCGGCTCGGTGACGGCGAAGCAGGCCTTCTCGCGGCCCTCGACCATTGGCGGCAGCATGCGCTTGCGCTGCTCCTCGGTGCCGAACACGACGACTGGGTTGAGGCCGAACACGTTGATGTGCACCGCAGACGCGCCGGACATGCCGGCGCCCGATTCCGCGATGGTGCGCATCATGATCGCAGCTTCGGTGATGCCGAGGCCGGAGCCACCGTATTCCTCCGGCACACAGATGCCGAGCCAGCCGGCATCGGCGAGCGCCTTGTGAAAGTCGTGCGGGAAGCCGCCGTCGTGGTCCTTCTTCAGCCAATAGGCATCCGGAAAACCTTCGCAGATCTTGGCGATGGCGTCGCGAATGGCTTCCTGTTGATCGGTGAGCGCGAAATCCATGTTCTTGATCTCCTTCTTGGGAGCCGCCTGCTCCGATCCTAGCGCCCCATCTGCGAGGGCAGCCAGAGAATGATAGACGGAAACGCCACCAAAATCGCGATCGCGATCAGATGCGCAATGAAATGCGGGAAGGTGCCGTGAAACACTTCCGCCACCGGCCGCTTGGCGTAACGGGCTACGATGAAGCAATTCAGCCCGACGGGCGGCGTGATCATGCCGACCTCGGCGGTGACGATCTTGATGACGCCGAACCAGATCGGATCGAAGCCAAGCGTCTTGATCAGCGGCAGCACGATCGGCACGGTCAGCACCAGGATCGCGATCTGGTCCATGAAGGAACCGAGCACGATATAGCCGAACAGGATCAGCGTGATGATCACCCAGCGCGAGGTCTGCAAGCCGCCGATCCAGGCGACGAGATCCTGCGTGACATGGGTGAGCGTGAAGAAGTAGCCGAAGATCGAGGCGCCGACGAGGATCGTCACGATCATGCAGGTGCCATGGCAGGCGCTGAGCAGCGCCTTGTAGAGCGAGCCGGGCGTGACCCTGCCCTTGGCGATGGCAAGGGCCAGCGCCCCCGCCGCGCCAAGGGCCGAGGCCTCGGTCGGCGTCGCCACGCCGAGATAGATGGTACCGGTGACGAGCGAGAACAGCAGTGCCATCGGGCCGCCCTGCCACAGCAACGAGAACCGCTCCCGCCAGGAGACCGGCTCGACCCGCGGCGCCCGGGACGGATCCTGCCAGACCAGGAAATAGATCGTCGCCATGATGGTGGCGGTCACCAGCGCGGCTGGAATGATGCCGCCGATCAGGAGCTGCCCGATATTGACCTCCGCGAGCAGGCCGAAGATCACCAGCGCCACGCTGGGCGGGATCAACATCGCCAGCGTCCCCGAGATCGCGACGACGCCGGCCGCCATCTTCGGCTCATAGCCCTGGCGGATCATCGCCGGCAGGCTCGTCGACGACAGCGTCGCGGCTGATGCCGTCGAGGTGCCGCAGATCGCGCCAAACCCGGCGCCGGCGAGCGCGGTCGCCATGCCGAGCCCACCGGGGATGCGGCCGACCCAGGCCGATGCTGCCTTGAACATGTCGTCGGCGACGCCGGACAGCAGCACGAGATCTGCCATCAGCAGGAACATCGGGATCGTGATCAATTCATAGGACGAGACCGTGGAGAGCGGCGCCGTCTGCAGAATGCCGAACAGCGTGCCGGTGCCGCCAACCATCAGCAGGCCGACCGAGCCGGCAAATCCCATGGCGAAACCGACCGGCGTGCCGATCGCCAGCAGGACAAAAAGCAGTCCAAGCACGAGAATGACTGTCATCGCTGCCGCCGTTATTCGAAGGAGTGGGCTTCGCCGGTCTCATTGACAGGCGGCAAGGGAAACAGGTCACGTCCGGAGACGAGGCTGAGCACGTTTCCAACCAGCTGCAGCGCCAGCCGCAGCACGAGCACGCCGCAGCCGAACGGCACCAGCGCGGCCGAAATCCAGGTCGGCCACGCAATGGCGCCGGCCAGCACGTCGTGCTGCTCGTAATTCTCCAGCGCGCGCTCGAACCCGACCTTGCAGATCAGGACGAAGACGAACAAGCCGGTGAGTGCGGTGACGATCTCCGACAGGCGCCGGCCCGCCGGCGGAAAGCGCGAGAGCAGGATGTCCACGCCGACATGCGCGTGAACCCGCAAGGTATCGGACAAGGTCAGGAAGAAGACGGCGGCCAGAAGATAGAGGCCGATCAGGTCGTAGGTGAAGGAGAACGGGCTGTTCATGACGTAGCGCATGAAGACGTCGGCCACCACCAGCGCCATGATCGCAAAGAGAGCGACCGCAGCGATCACCGTCAGTGCGCGCTCCAGCACGCCGAGCACATCCGTTGCCCGTTTGATCATGCCTGGCCCTCCCCTTTCGCTGCAATCGTGCCGCTATTTCGCCCCGGCGGCTGCGAGCAGACCTTCGAACTCTTTCAGTGCTGCAGAAGCCTGCTTGCCGCGGCCGTCCAACGCCGTCGCCCATTCCTGCGCGACGCCCTTGAGCTTCTCCTTCATTTCGGCGCGCGTGGCCTCGGGCAGCGCGGTGAAGCTGATGCCCTGCTCCTTCATCTTCTGCTGCGTGACCTCCTGCTCCTTGTCGACGTCGGCGCAGGCCTTCGGCGTGATCGCTTCCGACGCCGCGTCCATCGCCTTCTTCACGTCGTCGGGCAGCTTGTCCCAGACCGATTGATTGATCGAGTAGGCAACGATGAAGCTGCCGAAGCTGACGCCTTCGGTCGCGTATTTGACGAGCTTGTCCAGGCCGTAGGCGGCGACGCTGTCCATGGGGAAGAGCAGCCCGTCCATGGTGCCGCGCGACAGCGACTCATAGGCGTCGGGCGCCGCCATGCGCACCGGCACCGCGCCGAGCGTGCGCACCGTCAGATCCTGCGCGCCGCCGGTGGTGCGCAGCTTCAGGCCCTGCATGTCCTTGATCGTCTCGACCTTCTGCTTAGCGGTCCACACCTGGTAGGGCGGCAGCACCACAGCCATCAGCAGCTTGATCTTGTTGGACGCATATTCGCGGCTGGCGAGGACGCCTTCCCGCGCCGCCTTCCAGTAAGCGAGCGTGCCCTGGCAACTGGTCTGGAATGCGCCCGGCAATTGTGCGACCTCGGACAACGGCATCTTGTCCGAGACGTAGGACGGCCCGATGTAGCCGATGTCGACCACGCCGGACTGGGTCAGCCGCAGCATGTCGCTGGCCTTGCCGATCTGCTGGTTCGGATAATGGGTGAAGGTCACGCCGCCATTGGTGCGCTTGGTGACGTCGTCCATCCACGGCTTCAGCATCAGGCGGACGAGATAGTGATCTGCGGGGAAGCTATCGGCAACCTTCAGCTCCAGCGCCTGCGCCGACAGCGTCGAGACCGGCAGCGAGAGTGCCAACGCCGCGGCCGCCCGGACCCAATTTCTCTTCATTCGCCTTCTCCCTGACGCGCCCTCACGCCGAGGCCGCAGCCGATTGCTGCCAGCCGGCCCGGCTTCACTTCTTGCTTGAGGAAGATGTACATATATGTGAATTTATATGTCAAGTATATGAACTGCGCATGAGCCTATGCCGCGTTTGGTAGTGCCCGCGAATTGACACCGCCGATTTCTGAACTCTAACTCCACATATATGAACCCTCACAGAGGCCCCATGGGACCGCTCGCCGGCTTCACCATTCTCGACCTGACCTCCGTGCTGATGGGCCCCTACGGCACGCAGGTGCTGGCGGACATGGGGGCCAACGTCATCAAGGTCGAAAGCCCCGAGGGCGACATCGTCCGGCAGATCGGTCCCGGCCGCACGCCCGGCATGGGCGGGATGTTCCTCAATGCCAATCGCGGCAAACGCAGCATCGTGCTCGATCTCAAGAAGACGGAAGGCCGCGAGGCGCTGCTGCGGCTGGCGAAGCGCGCCAATGCGCTGGTCTACAATGTGCGCCCGCAGGCGATGGCGCGGCTCGGCCTCGACTATGAGACACTGGCCGCGATCAATCCCGCGCTCGTCTATGTCGGCGCGTTCGGCTACGGTCAGTCCGGTCCCTACGCCGCAAAGCCCGCCTATGACGATTTGATCCAGGGCGCGGCGACCATTCCGACGTTGCTCGCCGCCGCCGGTGACGGCACGCCGCGCTACGTTCCGGTCACCATCGCCGACCGCATCGTCGGGTTGATGATGGTCAACGCGATTCTGGGCGGGCTGATGCACCAGCAGCGCACCGGCACCGGCCAGCGCATCGACGTGCCGATGTTCGAATCGATGACGGAGTTCGTGCTGGTCGATCATCTGGGCGGGCTGACCTATGACCCGCCGCTCGACCATGGCGGCTATGCCCGCCTGCTGTCGCGCTATCGCCGCCCCTACAAGACCAGCGATGGCCATCTCTGCGTGCTCATCTACAACGACAAGCACTGGCGCAGCTTCTTCGAGGCGATCGGGCAGCCGGAATTCCTCGATCAGCCGCGTTTCGCCAACCACGCCGCGCGCACCAAGCATATCGACGAGATCTACCAGGAGATCGGCCACATCTTCGCAACACGCACCAGCGCAGAATGGCGCGAGCTCCTCGAGCGCGCCGACATTCCGGTGATGCCGATGCATACGCTGGAAACCATCCTGGACGATCCGCATCTCAATGCGACCGGTTTCTTCAGGATGGTGGATCACCCCGTGGAAGGCCGCATCCGCCAGATGCGCGCGCCCTCCACCTGGAGCGTGACGCAGCCGGAAGCCGCGGGCCCGGCACCGACGCTCGGCCAGCATGGCCGCGACATCCTGCGCGAGGCCGGTTTCTCGACCGAAGAAATCGACCAGCTCGCAGAGCAGAAGGCAGTTCACCTGGCAGCGCCGCCTTGAGCGCGGGCGCTGGTCAAATCGCACGAGACAAAGGGAGGAAACCGCGATGGCCGGACTTTATTTCGAAGACTTTTCCGTGGGCCAAGAGTTCAGGCATCCGCTGACCCGGACGGTCACGGAGATGGACAACACCATGTTCAGCCTGCTGACCCTCAATCCGCAGCCGCTGCACATCGACGCGCATTTCTCCGAAAAGACCGAGTTCGGCCAGCGCATTTTCAACAGCCTTTACACCCTCGGCATCATGATCGGCATGACGGTCTATGATACGACCTTGGGCACAACCGTCGCCAATCTCGGCATGACCGACGTCACATTTCCAAAGCCGGTCTTCCATGGCGATACCTTGCGGGCGACGACGAAGGTGCTTTCGTTGAGGGAATCCAAATCGCGCCCGAGGGCGGGCATCGTCGAGTTCGAGCACCATGCCTTGAATCAGAACGACGAGATCGTCGGCAAATGCCGCCGCATGGCGATGATGCACAAGAGGCCGGTCTGATGCGTTCGATGCTGTTCGTGCCGGGCGATTCCCCGCGCAAATTCGAGAAGGCGAGCGAAGGCAAGGCCGACGCGCTGATCATCGACCTCGAGGATTCCGTCGTCACCGAGAAGAAGGCGGAGGCGCGCGGGCTCACGCTCTCGATGCTGAAGAGCCGCCCCGGCCCGCATCAGCTCTATGTTCGCGTCAACGCGCTCGACACCGGCATGACGCTGGCCGATCTCGCTGCCGTGCTGCCCGGCAAGCCCGACGGCATCGTGCTGCCAAAATCCGGAGGTGGCGACGACGTGCGTCAGGTCGCGACCTGGCTCGAAGCCTTGGAAGCCGCGGCCGGCATCGCGATCGGCACGACCCGCATCGTCTGCGTGGCGACGGAAACCGCGGACTCGATCTTCGGCCTCGGCAGCTACAAAGGCTGCTCCCCTCGCCTTGCCGGCCTGATGTGGGGCGCTGAAGATCTCTCCGCCTCGCTCGGCGCCACCGAAAAGGCGTCCGGCGGCGTATTCCACAGCCCCTACCGCCTCGCGCGCGATCTCTGCCTGATGGCGGCGGCCGCGGCCGAGGTCGCCCCGATCGACACGGTCTACACCGACATCGACAATCTCGCCGGCCTCGAGCAGGAGACGCGCGCCGCGCGCCGCGACGGCTTTTCCGCCAAGGCGCTGATCCATCCCAAGCATGTCGACATCGTCAACGCCGCGTTCGAGCCGACGGACGCCGAACGGAGCTGGGCGGAGAAGGTGATCGCGGCGTTCGCGAGCAATCCCAATTCCGGCACACTGCGGCTCGACGGCCAGATGATCGAAAAGCCGCACCTTCGCGCCGCGAAGAAGATCCTCGGCCAGCCCTAAAGCGCGATGAGATCTAGATGAATCGTCATCGCGCTTTAGTTTGTTGTTTGCGCATGATCTTTCAGGAAAACCGCTTCGCACTTTTCCGGATCAAGCTTTAGGAAACAGGACGCAAGGCCCGCCATGATCGTTCGCCAAGCCGCAAACGTCCTGGAGATCATGGAGTTCTTCGCGCAAGCGAGGAAGCCCGCGACGCTTGCGGAGATCGCCGATCATTTCGGCTGGCCGCGCTCCTCAACGTTCAACCTGCTCGCGACGCTGTCGGAGAAGGGTTATCTCTATGAGCCACGGCCGCGCGCCGGCTTCTATCCGACGCCGCGCTGGCTCGCCATGGCGCGGATGATCTCGGAAGTCGAGCCGCTGCCGTCGTGGACGCATCAGCTGATCAGCGATCTCTCCGCCGAGACCGGCGAGACGGCCTCGATCGTGGCGCCGGCCGGCGTGATGGCCGTGTTCATCGACGTCGTCGAATCCGCGGCCGCGATCCGCTATTTCGCGACCGTCGGCCACCGCGTGCCGATCCACGCGACCGCCAGCGGCCGCGCGCTGCTGCTGCAATATTCTCAAGAGGAGCGCGACTCCGTCTATCGCAAGATCGAGTTCAAGCAATACGGCCCGTCGACACCGATCAGCATCGAGGCGGTGGAGACCGAGCTGCGCAACTCGATCGCGCGCGGCTATTGCCAGAGCTTTGGCGACTACAGCCGCGACCTTGCCGGCGCTGCGATCCCCTTGCCGATCGGCGACCGCCGCCTCTCGGTCGTCGTTGCCGGCCCCGAGTTCCGCATCGGCCCGAAGGTCGCGGACGTCGCGGCGCTGATTGCGCGAACGGTCGAGCGGCTGCGACCGAAGGCGTCGGCGTGACGCCGCGACCTTACAGCGTTTTCGAGCGAAGTGGACACCGGTTTGCGTGAAGAAAACGCGTCAAAACAAGAATCTAGAGCTTCGGTTCTGATTCAATCAGAACCGAAAATGCTCTAGTCAAAGCCCTGAACAGGCGGCGGCGCGCTCTGCGCCGGCACGGCAGGCGCGGCTTGAACCGGTGGGCTCGGATTGCCGGCAGCTCTCATCTGGCCGTTGGCATACATGGCCTGGCGCGTGCGCGTCGGGCTCCTGGTCGCGGCCGCGCGGCGCGGCGGCGGCCGGTGCGTTGCCGACTGCGAACCTCTCATGCCCCACGAGCGGGCGATCGAAGGTCCGGCGGTGTAACCGATCAAGGCTCCGGCCACCGCACCCACCGGACCGAGCACGACCGCGCCAGATACCGCGCCGAGCGCTGCATCGCCCGCGCGCTCCTGCGCAACCGCGCTCACGGGCACACAAGCCAGCATTGCGACAGCCGTTATCAGAGCCTTGGTCATCAGAGCGCCTCCCTCACGGGAAATCACTCGTTCTCAAATATGGCCGCACGAGGTTCGCTTGCCGGCCAACAAATGGCAATCGGCAGGTGGAACTCTCCTGTCGCAAGCCTTCCGACGCCTACCGGCGGTTGCGGCGGCGTGCCAGCTACACGATCTTGATCGACATGTCCGGCAGGCCCTCGAGCTTGCACAGCAACACGTCGCCCTTCACCACCGGACCGACATTCTCCGGCGTGCCGGAATAAATGATGTCGCCGGCCTTCAACTCGAACGCCTCCGATAGTTTTGCGATCTGCTCGGCCACGCTCCAGATCATCTTGCTGAGATCCGAGTTCTGCTTGACGGTGCCGTTGACCGCCAGCGAGATCGTCCCCTTCTCGAAATGGCCGGTCTTGCTGGCCGGATGAATCGGGCCGAGCACCGCGGCATGGTCAAAACTCTTGCCGATCTCCCAGGGCTTCTTCTCCGCGGCCATGCCGTTCTGGAGATCGCGCCGCGTCATGTCGAGGCCGAGCGCGTAGCCATAGACGTGGTCGAGCGCCTTATCGACCGGGATATTGGTGCCGCCGGACTTCAGCGCGGCGACCAGCTCGACCTCGTGATGATAGTTCTTGGTCAGTGACGGATAGGGATGCTCGGCGACCTCGCCGATCGCGACGTTCTGGATCGCGTCGGTCGGCTTCTGGAAAAAGAACGGCGGCTCGCGGTTCGGATCGGAGCCGCGCTCGATTGCGTGTGCCGCGTAGTTGCGCCCGATGCAGTAGATGCGCCGGACCTGGAACACCTGGGCCTCGCCGACGATTGGAATCGTGACCATCGGCACCGGAAACAGCGGTTTGGGTCCAGCCTGCGCTGCGGCCGGTGCGACCTCGGTCATTGAAACGGCGCCGGCCGCCGCAGCGGCTGCGAGCAGATCACGTCGCGTGGGTGAGGTCATCTCCGGTGCTCCCTTTATCTTTGCTTGGGCAGCGTCATGCGCGCCGATCCGGCTGATAATCGATATTCGGTGTGCCAGCAACATGGATCAGCGCGACGAGCGGGATGACCTCGTGCTGCGAAACGGCTAGCGGACAAACCGATTGCCCCCGGCGACGGCACTGCTTGCTTCCGGCGCGGGCGCGACTCTCACCACGGTCGTGAGCGGGGCGCCGTTGCGCAGCAAGGTGAGCTTCACCGCCTCGCCGATGCGCGCGAGGCCGATCGTGTTGCGCAGCTGGGCCGCGGTGCGGATCGGGCGGTCGTCGGCCTGCGTGATGATATCGCCCTTGCGGAGCCCTGCCTGTTCCGCCGGCGAATTCGCCGCGATCTCCGCGATGACGGCGCCCTGAGTCAGCCCCTTGTTGATCGATGGATGCAACTCCTTCAGCGAAACGCCGATGCGACCGCGTTCGACGCGGCCGCTCGCGATGATCTGCTCCATCACCTTGCGCGCCATGTTGACCGGAATCGCGAAGCCGATGCCCACATTGCCGCCGGCAGGTGAGATGATGGCCGAGTTGATGCCGACCAGCTCGCCGCGCAGGCTCACCAGCGCGCCGCCGGAATTGCCGGGATTGATCGCAGCATCGGTCTGGATGAAATCCTCATAGCCCTGCTTGCCGAGCCCGGTCCGCCCCAACGCACTGACCAGGCCTGAGGTCACGGTCTGGCCGAGGCCGAAGGGATTGCCGATCGCAAGCACGAAATCGCCGACGTCGAGCGCATCGCTGTCGCCGAAGGGGAGCGCCTTGAGGCCGGCGGGATTTTGGATCTGGAGCACGGCTACGTCGGTCGGCGGATCGCGCCCGACCACCTTGGCGGAAAACTGCCGGCCGTCCTTGGTCGTGATCTGAACCGTGGAGGTGCCTTCGACCACATGGTTGTTGGTCAGCACGTAACCGCGCTCGGCATCGACGATCACGCCGGAGCCGGTCGCGTTGACCTCCTTTTCGATCTGCCGGGGAACGTCGAAGAACTCGCGGAACAGCGGGTCGCGGTAGAGCGGGTTGTCCTCGCGCACGCGACCGTGCACGGAAATGTTGACCACGGCGGGTGTTACCCGGCGCACCAGCGGC encodes the following:
- a CDS encoding trypsin-like peptidase domain-containing protein translates to MNAVRLLLLAMLVLALAASRPAAGQIPDLKTGGSVPTLAPLVRRVTPAVVNISVHGRVREDNPLYRDPLFREFFDVPRQIEKEVNATGSGVIVDAERGYVLTNNHVVEGTSTVQITTKDGRQFSAKVVGRDPPTDVAVLQIQNPAGLKALPFGDSDALDVGDFVLAIGNPFGLGQTVTSGLVSALGRTGLGKQGYEDFIQTDAAINPGNSGGALVSLRGELVGINSAIISPAGGNVGIGFAIPVNMARKVMEQIIASGRVERGRIGVSLKELHPSINKGLTQGAVIAEIAANSPAEQAGLRKGDIITQADDRPIRTAAQLRNTIGLARIGEAVKLTLLRNGAPLTTVVRVAPAPEASSAVAGGNRFVR
- a CDS encoding TRAP transporter small permease subunit; this encodes MIKRATDVLGVLERALTVIAAVALFAIMALVVADVFMRYVMNSPFSFTYDLIGLYLLAAVFFLTLSDTLRVHAHVGVDILLSRFPPAGRRLSEIVTALTGLFVFVLICKVGFERALENYEQHDVLAGAIAWPTWISAALVPFGCGVLVLRLALQLVGNVLSLVSGRDLFPLPPVNETGEAHSFE
- a CDS encoding IclR family transcriptional regulator, translating into MIVRQAANVLEIMEFFAQARKPATLAEIADHFGWPRSSTFNLLATLSEKGYLYEPRPRAGFYPTPRWLAMARMISEVEPLPSWTHQLISDLSAETGETASIVAPAGVMAVFIDVVESAAAIRYFATVGHRVPIHATASGRALLLQYSQEERDSVYRKIEFKQYGPSTPISIEAVETELRNSIARGYCQSFGDYSRDLAGAAIPLPIGDRRLSVVVAGPEFRIGPKVADVAALIARTVERLRPKASA
- a CDS encoding CaiB/BaiF CoA transferase family protein, yielding MGPLAGFTILDLTSVLMGPYGTQVLADMGANVIKVESPEGDIVRQIGPGRTPGMGGMFLNANRGKRSIVLDLKKTEGREALLRLAKRANALVYNVRPQAMARLGLDYETLAAINPALVYVGAFGYGQSGPYAAKPAYDDLIQGAATIPTLLAAAGDGTPRYVPVTIADRIVGLMMVNAILGGLMHQQRTGTGQRIDVPMFESMTEFVLVDHLGGLTYDPPLDHGGYARLLSRYRRPYKTSDGHLCVLIYNDKHWRSFFEAIGQPEFLDQPRFANHAARTKHIDEIYQEIGHIFATRTSAEWRELLERADIPVMPMHTLETILDDPHLNATGFFRMVDHPVEGRIRQMRAPSTWSVTQPEAAGPAPTLGQHGRDILREAGFSTEEIDQLAEQKAVHLAAPP
- a CDS encoding TRAP transporter large permease, yielding MTVILVLGLLFVLLAIGTPVGFAMGFAGSVGLLMVGGTGTLFGILQTAPLSTVSSYELITIPMFLLMADLVLLSGVADDMFKAASAWVGRIPGGLGMATALAGAGFGAICGTSTASAATLSSTSLPAMIRQGYEPKMAAGVVAISGTLAMLIPPSVALVIFGLLAEVNIGQLLIGGIIPAALVTATIMATIYFLVWQDPSRAPRVEPVSWRERFSLLWQGGPMALLFSLVTGTIYLGVATPTEASALGAAGALALAIAKGRVTPGSLYKALLSACHGTCMIVTILVGASIFGYFFTLTHVTQDLVAWIGGLQTSRWVIITLILFGYIVLGSFMDQIAILVLTVPIVLPLIKTLGFDPIWFGVIKIVTAEVGMITPPVGLNCFIVARYAKRPVAEVFHGTFPHFIAHLIAIAILVAFPSIILWLPSQMGR
- the dctP gene encoding TRAP transporter substrate-binding protein DctP, with amino-acid sequence MKRNWVRAAAALALSLPVSTLSAQALELKVADSFPADHYLVRLMLKPWMDDVTKRTNGGVTFTHYPNQQIGKASDMLRLTQSGVVDIGYIGPSYVSDKMPLSEVAQLPGAFQTSCQGTLAYWKAAREGVLASREYASNKIKLLMAVVLPPYQVWTAKQKVETIKDMQGLKLRTTGGAQDLTVRTLGAVPVRMAAPDAYESLSRGTMDGLLFPMDSVAAYGLDKLVKYATEGVSFGSFIVAYSINQSVWDKLPDDVKKAMDAASEAITPKACADVDKEQEVTQQKMKEQGISFTALPEATRAEMKEKLKGVAQEWATALDGRGKQASAALKEFEGLLAAAGAK
- a CDS encoding fumarylacetoacetate hydrolase family protein, with the protein product MTSPTRRDLLAAAAAAGAVSMTEVAPAAAQAGPKPLFPVPMVTIPIVGEAQVFQVRRIYCIGRNYAAHAIERGSDPNREPPFFFQKPTDAIQNVAIGEVAEHPYPSLTKNYHHEVELVAALKSGGTNIPVDKALDHVYGYALGLDMTRRDLQNGMAAEKKPWEIGKSFDHAAVLGPIHPASKTGHFEKGTISLAVNGTVKQNSDLSKMIWSVAEQIAKLSEAFELKAGDIIYSGTPENVGPVVKGDVLLCKLEGLPDMSIKIV
- a CDS encoding HpcH/HpaI aldolase/citrate lyase family protein, translated to MRSMLFVPGDSPRKFEKASEGKADALIIDLEDSVVTEKKAEARGLTLSMLKSRPGPHQLYVRVNALDTGMTLADLAAVLPGKPDGIVLPKSGGGDDVRQVATWLEALEAAAGIAIGTTRIVCVATETADSIFGLGSYKGCSPRLAGLMWGAEDLSASLGATEKASGGVFHSPYRLARDLCLMAAAAAEVAPIDTVYTDIDNLAGLEQETRAARRDGFSAKALIHPKHVDIVNAAFEPTDAERSWAEKVIAAFASNPNSGTLRLDGQMIEKPHLRAAKKILGQP